Proteins encoded by one window of Streptacidiphilus sp. PB12-B1b:
- the pstB gene encoding phosphate ABC transporter ATP-binding protein PstB, which translates to MAKRIDVSGLNAFYGKFRAVEDISMTVEPRSVTAFIGPSGCGKSTFLRTLNRMHEVIPGARVEGKVLLDDENLYGDNVDAVAVRRTVGMVFQRPNPFPTMSIKENVAAGLKLNGVRNKKAIDEAVERSLIGANLWNEVKDRLDRPGAGLSGGQQQRLCIARAIAVEPQVLLMDEPCSALDPISTLAIEDLIGTLKEQFTIVIVTHNMQQAARVSDRTAFFNLSGVGQPGRLIEIDATEKIFSNPSVQATEDYISGRFG; encoded by the coding sequence ATGGCCAAGCGCATCGACGTCAGCGGGCTCAACGCCTTCTACGGAAAGTTCCGGGCCGTCGAGGACATCTCGATGACCGTCGAACCCCGCTCCGTGACCGCCTTCATCGGCCCCTCCGGCTGCGGCAAGTCCACCTTCCTGCGCACGCTCAACCGCATGCACGAGGTCATCCCCGGCGCCCGCGTCGAGGGCAAGGTCCTCCTGGACGACGAGAACCTCTACGGGGACAACGTCGACGCCGTGGCCGTGCGCCGCACCGTCGGCATGGTCTTCCAGCGCCCCAACCCGTTCCCCACCATGTCCATCAAGGAGAACGTGGCGGCCGGGCTCAAGCTCAACGGCGTCCGCAACAAGAAGGCAATAGACGAGGCCGTCGAGCGGTCGCTGATCGGCGCCAACCTGTGGAACGAGGTCAAGGACCGGCTCGACCGGCCCGGCGCCGGCCTCTCCGGCGGCCAGCAGCAGCGGCTGTGCATCGCCCGCGCCATCGCGGTCGAGCCCCAGGTGCTGCTCATGGACGAGCCCTGCTCCGCCCTGGACCCGATCTCGACCCTCGCCATCGAGGACCTGATCGGCACCCTGAAGGAGCAGTTCACCATCGTCATCGTCACCCACAACATGCAGCAGGCGGCCCGCGTCAGCGACCGCACCGCCTTCTTCAACCTGTCGGGCGTCGGCCAGCCCGGGCGGCTGATCGAGATCGACGCCACCGAGAAGATCTTCTCCAACCCGTCCGTGCAGGCCACCGAGGACTACATCTCCGGCCGCTTCGGGTGA
- the pstA gene encoding phosphate ABC transporter permease PstA produces MSTISTAPRSGRTPSTLSGRRLPKWTPAASVVGAVALAVLLGTVFSIHSKLQWGLLAAIFFVLAQYLLTRSVEGARQAKNGLVTSLVWVAFLLALLPLVGLLYYTVNKGIGVINTTFLTHSMNEISPNQSGGGLYHALMATLEQVGLATLFAAPVGILTAVYLVEYGNRSRLAKIVTFFVDVMSGVPSIVAGLFVLTFWIMILDMPYTGFAGSLALAILMMPVVVRATEEMLKLVPNELREASLALGVPKWLTILRIVLPTAIGGITTGVVLAISRIIGETAPILLLVFGTDLINTNPFSGPQSSLPLFVYQQYNAGTPASQARAWGGALVLIALVMLLNLVARGIARWKAPKASR; encoded by the coding sequence ATGAGCACCATCTCCACCGCGCCGCGCAGCGGCCGCACGCCGTCCACCCTCAGCGGACGCCGCCTTCCCAAGTGGACGCCGGCCGCGAGCGTCGTCGGCGCGGTCGCCCTCGCCGTGCTGCTCGGCACGGTCTTCTCGATCCACAGCAAGCTCCAGTGGGGGCTGCTGGCCGCGATCTTCTTCGTGCTCGCCCAGTACCTGCTCACCCGCTCCGTCGAGGGCGCCCGCCAGGCCAAGAACGGCCTGGTCACCAGCCTGGTCTGGGTCGCCTTCCTGCTGGCGCTGCTGCCGCTGGTGGGCCTGCTCTACTACACGGTGAACAAGGGCATCGGTGTCATCAACACCACCTTCCTGACGCACTCGATGAACGAGATCTCGCCCAACCAGAGCGGCGGCGGTCTCTACCACGCGCTGATGGCCACCCTGGAGCAGGTCGGCCTGGCCACCCTGTTCGCCGCCCCGGTCGGCATCCTGACCGCGGTCTACCTGGTCGAGTACGGCAACCGCAGCAGGCTCGCCAAGATCGTCACCTTCTTCGTGGACGTGATGAGCGGCGTGCCGTCGATCGTCGCCGGCCTGTTCGTCCTGACGTTCTGGATCATGATCCTGGACATGCCCTACACCGGCTTCGCCGGCAGCCTCGCCCTGGCCATCCTGATGATGCCGGTCGTGGTCCGGGCAACCGAGGAGATGCTGAAACTCGTTCCCAACGAGCTGAGGGAGGCCAGCCTCGCGCTGGGCGTCCCCAAGTGGCTGACCATCCTTCGGATCGTCCTTCCTACCGCCATCGGCGGCATCACCACCGGCGTCGTGCTGGCCATCTCCCGCATCATCGGCGAAACCGCGCCGATCCTGCTGCTGGTCTTCGGCACCGACCTGATCAACACCAACCCGTTCAGCGGCCCGCAGTCGTCACTCCCGCTGTTCGTCTACCAGCAGTACAACGCGGGTACGCCCGCCTCCCAGGCCCGGGCCTGGGGCGGTGCACTGGTCCTGATCGCGCTGGTCATGCTGCTGAACCTGGTCGCTCGCGGGATCGCCCGCTGGAAGGCCCCCAAGGCATCGCGCTGA